From one Lycium barbarum isolate Lr01 chromosome 6, ASM1917538v2, whole genome shotgun sequence genomic stretch:
- the LOC132600835 gene encoding uncharacterized protein LOC132600835, with amino-acid sequence MVIEKSSFKAASRFDSEFSPRNSRDTTMSSEDEEFQKRNGGEVESNDEDDDDDDCDSGAGSDDFDLLELGESKEEFCQIGDQTCSIPFELYDLSGLGDVLSLDVWNELLSEEERFNLAQYLPDMDQETFMRTLKDLLAGTNMHFGSPLDKLFNLLKGGLCEPRVALYRQGLIFFQKRQHYHRLRNHQNAIVSNLCQIRDAWLSCPGYSIEEKLQVLNIKKNEKILMYEKMEELESDGSEREEFSDTLWGKRTKDRNLGENIGCYSGYRLGSALDSSSLRQMASESTRYKKQNQKGTFKVGGAKGSATKGMELKSGPYDSALPPFRRSKGMSYDSGMAVPMRDMLNGDDEEDGMYEVDVQRDRNYSRAGAVKLGKKHERLRVEESGDVFMGVPVPLKNDLYASGRNNAVNQLSDIKVLTAKPSNARTPYDFGKKDRYADGLPQFSSEDQMNYGKIRIPKMSLKASGMELASGSEPFWPSKAQEDTYFTNPSHKFGNLNVKGKKWKMDQEYPDRKFNDKLFQTDYRGKAFPDKVRAKMQNGGQDGSRTRGRRVFAKTEETESESSENDEDEDNNPLMRSKWAYPSGSTNLMSALDTKKAKFGQKDKYSMPARDGSFHSSRMMSDSNELFHSKRTGSHGLGAEPMGKMHDLGHLNSFSTRNLVRNHFSGLGQFDNNNDNDDEQPIYKLAKNGPLQGDHTERYHMASTREKKHKGKVSRDILPANYRQDHKFQEDDSLRAQLPAKRNGVSTKFAKKGQMLDTRAFDHEEKSDMHLTGCNSVMKKRKVKADVQYVDELDDTDHLYSDTQQRQDDSSMKRGKMKLEDEPWPSLMGLPISPTTEMIEEDIVDVEIRTQKKPFTLITPTVHTGFSFSVVHLLTAVRMAMITSLPEEAVDTNTGKKEEHGGVAPPAELVGDNSLPSTQAKVPSLSVQEIVNRVRSNPGDPCILETQEPLHDLVRGVLKIFSSKTAPLGAKGWKPLVVYEKPTKSWSWIGPVSPDSSDHEPVEEVTSPEAWGLPHKMLVKLVDSFANWLKNGQETLRQIGSLPDPPLSLMQYNLDEKERFRDLRAQKSLSTISPSSEEVREYFRKEEFLRYSIPDRAFSYTAIDGKKSIVAPLRRCGGKPTSKARDHFMLKKDRPAHVTILCLVRDAAARLPGSTGTRADVCTLIRDSQYIVEEVSDAQVNQVVSGALDRLHYERDPCVQFDNEKKLWVYLHRDREEEDFEDDGTSSTKKWKRQKKEAPEPADQGGAITVAYHGTGEQNGFDLSSDLNVEPSNVDEDRTDLTCEDGKDHVEDNIKSSHVAEQGAMQCGSSLMDWDTLCSTPGEGNKLLCQQNSTDNFDDETCGGEPPA; translated from the coding sequence ATGGTGATCGAAAAGAGCAGCTTTAAGGCAGCATCACGATTTGATTCCGAGTTTTCTCCTCGTAATAGTAGGGACACCACTATGTCGAGTGAGGACGAAGAGTTTCAGAAACGAAACGGAGGTGAAGTTGAATCTAATGacgaggatgatgatgatgatgattgtgACTCGGGGGCGGGTTCTGATGACTTTGATTTGTTGGAGTTGGGGGAATCTAAGGAGGAATTTTGTCAAATTGGGGATCAAACATGTAGCATTCCCTTTGAATTGTATGATCTTTCGGGGTTGGGTGATGTGTTGTCGTTGGATGTTTGGAATGAGTTGTTGTCTGAGGAAGAAAGGTTTAATCTTGCTCAGTACCTTCCTGATATGGACCAAGAAACATTTATGAGAACGTTGAAAGACCTCCTCGCGGGTACTAATATGCATTTTGGAAGTCCTCTTGATAAGCTGTTTAACTTGTTGAAGGGTGGGTTATGTGAGCCAAGAGTGGCACTTTACCGCCAAGGATTGATTTTCTTTCAGAAGCGACAGCATTATCACCGCCTTAGAAACCATCAGAATGCAATTGTCAGTAATCTTTGTCAGATAAGAGATGCTTGGCTCAGTTGTCCAGGGTATAGCATTGAGGAGAAGCTTCAAGTGTTGAACATTAAGAAGAATGAGAAGATTTTAATGTATGAGAAGATGGAAGAACTGGAAAGTGATGGATCCGAGAGAGAGGAGTTCAGTGATACTTTGTGGGGCAAAAGAACAAAAGATAGAAATCTTGGGGAGAATATAGGCTGTTATTCTGGATACAGGCTAGGGTCAGCCTTGGATTCATCATCTCTTAGACAAATGGCTTCTGAATCTACCAGATACAAAAAGCAGAACCAAAAAGGGACGTTCAAGGTAGGTGGAGCAAAGGGTTCTGCCACTAAAGGAATGGAACTTAAATCAGGGCCCTATGATTCTGCATTGCCTCCTTTTCGTCGTAGTAAAGGAATGAGCTATGATTCTGGGATGGCTGTCCCAATGAGGGATATGTTGAATGGCGATGATGAGGAAGATGGGATGTACGAAGTGGATGTGCAGAGGGATAGAAACTATTCACGGGCAGGGGCTGTCAAATTGGGGAAGAAGCATGAAAGGCTTCGAGTGGAAGAATCTGGTGATGTTTTCATGGGTGTGCCTGTGCCGTTGAAGAATGATCTTTATGCCTCCGGAAGGAACAATGCTGTCAATCAGCTGTCAGATATTAAGGTCTTGACTGCAAAGCCCAGCAATGCCAGGACCCCATATGATTTTGGGAAAAAAGACAGGTATGCTGATGGTCTCCCGCAGTTTTCCTCTGAAGATCAGATGAATTATGGAAAAATCCGGATTCCTAAAATGTCGTTGAAGGCAAGTGGAATGGAACTAGCGAGCGGAAGTGAACCGTTTTGGCCAAGTAAAGCACAAGAGGATACCTATTTTACCAACCCATCACATAAGTTTGGTAACTTGAATGTAAAAGGCAAAAAGTGGAAGATGGACCAAGAATATCCAGATCGCAAGTTCAATGATAAGTTGTTTCAGACAGACTATAGGGGAAAAGCCTTCCCTGATAAAGTCAGGGCGAAAATGCAGAATGGAGGACAAGATGGGTCAAGGACCAGAGGTAGAAGGGTATTTGCAAAGACCGAAGAAACTGAATCTGAATCATCAGAAAATGATGAGGATGAGGATAATAATCCATTGATGAGGAGCAAGTGGGCATATCCCAGTGGTTCCACGAACTTGATGTCTGCATTGGATACTAAAAAGGCTAAATTTGGTCAAAAGGATAAGTACAGTATGCCGGCTCGTGATGGTTCATTTCATTCTTCTAGGATGATGAGTGACTCCAATGAACTTTTCCACTCAAAGAGAACCGGAAGTCATGGCTTGGGAGCAGAACCAATGGGTAAGATGCATGATCTTGGTCATTTGAATAGTTTCTCCACTAGAAATTTGGTTAGAAATCATTTCTCTGGTCTAGGCCAGTTcgacaacaacaatgacaatgatgatgagcAACCAATCTACAAGCTAGCCAAAAATGGTCCTTTGCAGGGGGACCATACTGAAAGGTACCACATGGCATCCACCAGAGAGAAGAAACATAAAGGAAAAGTTAGCCGTGATATCCTGCCTGCAAACTATAGGCAAGATCACAAGTTTCAGGAGGATGACTCATTGCGGGCACAGTTACCTGCTAAAAGAAATGGAGTTTCTACCAAGTTCGCAAAGAAAGGTCAGATGCTTGACACGCGTGCTTTTGATCATGAGGAAAAATCTGATATGCATTTAACAGGTTGCAACTCGGTTATGAAGAAGCGGAAAGTTAAAGCTGATGTTCAGTACGTGGATGAGCTAGATGATACTGATCATCTCTATTCTGATACCCAGCAACGACAAGATGATTCCTCAATGAAACGGGGTAAAATGAAGCTGGAGGATGAACCATGGCCTTCTTTAATGGGACTTCCCATATCTCCAACTACAGAAATGATAGAAGAAGATATAGTAGATGTGGAAATCCGAACTCAAAAAAAGCCATTCACTTTGATTACTCCTACAGTTCATACCGGCTTCTCGTTCTCCGTCGTTCATCTTCTTACAGCAGTTCGTATGGCAATGATTACTTCGCTTCCAGAAGAGGCTGTAGATACAAATACTGGAAAAAAGGAGGAGCATGGTGGAGTTGCACCACCTGCAGAGTTGGTTGGTGATAATTCACTTCCTTCCACTCAAGCAAAGGTGCCCTCTCTCAGTGTGCAGGAAATTGTTAACCGCGTGAGATCAAACCCGGGAGATCCCTGTATTCTTGAGACTCAAGAACCTCTCCATGATTTGGTCAGAGGAGTACTCAAAATATTTTCTTCCAAAACAGCTCCCCTTGGTGCAAAAGGGTGGAAGCCACTTGTAGTCTATGAAAAACCCACCAAAAGTTGGTCCTGGATTGGTCCAGTGAGCCCTGATTCATCTGATCACGAGCCTGTTGAGGAAGTCACATCTCCAGAAGCATGGGGTCTTCCTCACAAAATGCTTGTCAAGTTAGTTGATTCGTTTGCCAATTGGTTGAAAAATGGTCAGGAGACGCTACGGCAAATAGGAAGTCTACCTGACCCTCCGTTGTCGTTGATGCAATATAATCTAGATGAGAAGGAAAGGTTCAGAGACTTGCGAGCTCAAAAGAGTCTGAGTACCATTAGCCCAAGTTCGGAAGAAGTCAGAGAGTATTTCCGCAAAGAGGAATTCCTTAGGTATTCAATTCCTGACAGGGCCTTCTCCTACACTGCTATTGATGGGAAAAAATCAATAGTTGCTCCTCTGAGAAGGTGTGGTGGCAAGCCAACTTCAAAAGCCCGTGATCACTTCATGCTTAAAAAGGATCGCCCTGCCCATGTAACGATTCTCTGTCTTGTGCGAGATGCGGCTGCTAGGTTGCCTGGCAGTACAGGGACTAGAGCAGATGTTTGTACTTTAATCAGAGACTCACAGTATATTGTGGAAGAGGTATCTGATGCTCAAGTCAATCAAGTTGTTAGTGGTGCATTGGACCGTTTGCATTATGAACGTGATCCTTGTGTACAGTTTGATAACGAGAAGAAGCTCTGGGTTTACTTGCATAGAGATAGAGAAGAAGAAGATTTTGAGGATGACGGTACTTCATCTACAAAGAAATGGAAGAGGCAAAAGAAAGAAGCTCCCGAACCAGCTGATCAAGGAGGAGCAATAACCGTCGCTTATCATGGGACAGGGGAACAAAATGGTTTTGATTTGAGCTCAGATCTCAATGTTGAGCCGTCAAATGTGGATGAGGATCGAACAGACCTTACTTGTGAGGATGGTAAGGATCATGTAGAGGACAATATTAAGAGCAGCCATGTGGCAGAACAAGGTGCTATGCAGTGTGGCTCTTCCCTGATGGATTGGGATACTCTTTGCTCAACTCCTGGagaaggaaataagttgttaTGTCAACAGAACTCTACTGATAATTTTGATGATGAAACATGTGGTGGAGAACCACCAGCTTGA
- the LOC132600836 gene encoding kinesin-like protein KIN-5D, which produces MESSQSQQQRRGGGLVSMSPSHTPRSSDKVVRDLRSGEGNGKHDKEKGVNVQVILRCRPLSEDEIRLHTPVVINCNEGRREVSAIQNIANKQIDRTFAFDKVFGPTSKQKDLYDSAIWPIVFEVLEGYNCTIFAYGQTGTGKTYTMEGGGRKKNGEFPSDAGVIPRAVKQIFEILEAQNAEYNMKVTHLELYNEEITDLLAPEECTKYVDDKSKKPIALMEDGKGGVLVRGLEEEIVSTANEIYKILEKGSAKRRTAETLLNKQSSRSHSIFSITIHIKECTPEGEEMIKCGKLNLVDLAGSENISRSGAREGRAREAGEINKSLLTLGRVINALVEHSGHIPYRDSKLTRLLRDSLGGKTKTCIIATISPSIHCLEETLSTLDYAHRAKNIKNKPEINQKMMKSAVMKDLYSEIDRLKQEVYAAREKNGIYIPRDRYLQEEAEKKAMSEKIERMELDFESRDKQFMELKELYNSQQLLSAELGDKLEKTEKNLQETQHTLADLEEKHRQAIATIKEKEFLISNLLKSEKSLVEQAFELRAELENAASDVSNLFAKIERKDKIEDGNRVLIQKFQSQLTQQLEVLHKTVASSTTQQEQQLKGMEEDMQSFVCTKTEAVEELRGHLENLKTMFGSGIKALDGLAGELDGNAQSTFDRLNCEVSKHSFSLGELFKEIASEADTLVNDLQNSLHDQEDKLIAFAQQQREAHCGSITMSRSISQITGNFFKTLDTHVSQLSEIVEEAQTVSDQKFSELEKKFEECAANEERQILEKVAELLAGSNARKKKLVQTAIDDLRESASNRTNRLKQEMSTMQDSTSSVKVEWTDYMEKAESRYLEDTAAVENGKKEMEEVLQNCVQKAKLGAEQWTNAQQSLLNLEERNVAFVDEIVRGGMDANQALRVRFSSGVSSTLEDTNAASKHLLSSIDHSLQLDRDACANLDSTIVPCCGELRELNSGHYHKVVEITEYTGKSLSQEYMVDEPSCSTPRKRPFNLPSVESIEELKTSSFEELLNSFWDGKSSKLANGDVQHNIEVASSLRDSIVPVTAVN; this is translated from the exons ATGGAGTCATCGCAATCGCAACAACAGAGAAGAGGCGGCGGCTTAGTTTCGATGTCGCCATCACATACGCCGCGGTCAAGTGATAAGGTGGTGAGAGATCTTCGATCGGGAGAAGGGAATGGCAAGCATGATAAAGAAAAAGGCGTTAATGTACAAGTTATTTTGCGTTGCAG GCCGTTGAGTGAGGATGAGATAAGATTGCATACACCAGTTGTGATTAACTGTAATGAGGGTAGAAGAGAAGTTTCTGCTATTCAAAACATAGCTAATAAGCAGATTGACCGAACATTTGCCTTTGATAAG GTGTTTGGTCCAACATCCAAACAGAAGGACTTGTATGATTCTGCAATATGGCCAATTGTTTTTGAAGTTCTAGAGGGATATAACTGCACCATTTTTGCTTATGGGCAGACAGGAACAGGGAAAACTTATACAATGGAGGGAGGGGGAAGAAAGAAG AATGGGGAATTTCCAAGTGATGCAGGTGTTATCCCCCGAGCTGTTAAGCAAATTTTTGAGATATTGGAAGCTCAAAATGCTGAATATAACATGAAAGTAACACATTTGGAGCTTTATAATGAGGAGATCACAGATCTTTTAGCTCCTGAGGAATGCACAAAGTATGTAGATGATAAATCCAAAAAACCAATAGCTCTGATGGAAGATGGTAAGGGCGGAGTTTTGGTTAGAGGCTTGGAAGAGGAGATTGTGTCCACTGCAAATGAAATCTATAAGATCCTGGAGAAAGGTTCAGCTAAGAGGCGTACAGCAGAGACTCTTCTTAACAAGCAGAGCAGTCGTTCTCACTCTATTTTCTCTATCACAATTCACATCAAGGAATGCACTCCAGAAGGGGAAGAGATGATCAAATGTGGCAAACTGAACCTTGTAGACCTTGCTGGTTCTGAGAACATATCACGTTCTGGTGCAAGAGAG GGAAGAGCGAGGGAAGCTGGAGAAATCAACAAGAGTTTGCTTACACTTGGTCGTGTTATAAATGCTTTAGTTGAGCACTCTGGTCATATCCCATACAG GGATAGCAAATTGACAAGATTGTTGAGGGATTCTCTTGGAGGGAAAACAAAGACATGCATTATTGCGACAATATCACCATCAATTCACTGTCTGGAAGAGACACTGAGCACTTTGGATTATGCTCATCGTGCCAAAAATATAAAGAACAAACCAGAG ATTAACCAGAAGATGATGAAATCGGCAGTAATGAAAGATTTGTACTCCGAGATTGACCGGCTGAAGCAAG AGGTGTATGCTGCAAGAGAGAAGAATGGAATTTATATACCAAGAGACCGATATCTTCAAGAAGAAGCAGAGAAGAAG GCAATGTCTGAAAAGATAGAAAGGATGGAACTTGACTTCGAATCCAGGGACAAG CAATTTATGGAACTTAAGGAACTGTACAATTCTCAGCAATTGTTGTCAGCAGAATTGGGTGACAAACTTGAGAAGACAGAG AAAAATCTTCAGGAAACTCAGCATACATTGGCTGATCTGGAAGAGAAACACAGGCAGGCAATTGCCACTATAAAAGAAAAGGAGTTTCTGATATCTAACCTTCTAAAATCTG AAAAATCACTGGTTGAGCAAGCATTTGAACTTCGAGCTGAACTGGAAAATGCTGCATCAGACGTATCAAACTTGTTTGCCAAGATTG AGCGCAAAGACAAAATAGAAGATGGAAACAGAGTTCTTATCCAAAAATTCCAATCCCAATTGACTCAACAGCTTGAAGTCCTGCATAAGACCGTTGCTTCTTCAACcacacaacaagaacaacaactcaaAGGCATGGAGGAAGACATGCAGTCCTTTGTTTGTACAAAGACTGAG GCAGTGGAGGAGCTTCGAGGCCATCTAGAGAACTTGAAAACCATGTTTGGTTCTGGTATCAAAGCCTTAGATGGTTTGGCTGGGGAACTTGATGGCAATGCTCAGTCAACCTTTGATCGTTTAAATTGTGAAGTCTCTAAACATTCTTTTTCTTTGGGAGAG CTTTTTAAGGAGATTGCCTCTGAGGCTGATACGTTGGTTAATGATCTTCAAAACAGTTTGCACGATCAGGAGGACAAACTAATTGCATTTGCACAACAACAACGTGAG GCACACTGCGGGAGTATCACAATGTCAAGGTCCATTTCTCAGATTACCGGGAACTTCTTTAAGACTTTAGATACGCATGTGTCCCAGTTGAGTGAAATAGTGGAAGAAGCACAGACGGTCAGCGACCAGAAATTCTCTGAACTAGAAAAGAAGTTTGAG GAGTGTGCTGCCAATGAGGAAAGGCAAATCTTGGAGAAAGTGGCAGAATTGCTAGCTGGATCAAATGCTAGGAAGAAAAAGCTG GTTCAAACCGCTATTGATGACCTTAGAGAAAGTGCCTCCAACAGAACCAACAGACTGAAACAAGAGATGTCAACCATGCAAGATTCAACTTCTTCAGTTAAAGTCGAATGGACCGATTACATGGAAAAGGCTGAATCACGCTATCTTGAAGATACTGCTGCTGTGGAAAATGGGAAGAAAGAGATGGAGGAGGTGCTACAGAATTG TGTGCAAAAGGCTAAATTGGGGGCAGAGCAATGGACAAATGCTCAACAGTCTTTATTAAACCTAGAGGAGAGAAATGTTGCTTTTGTTGATGAAATCGTTAG GGGAGGAATGGATGCAAATCAAGCATTGCGTGTGAGATTTTCATCTGGCGTGTCATCTACTCTTGAAGACACTAATGCTGCTAGCAAACACCTACTCTCATCTATTGACC ATTCTTTACAACTCGACCGTGATGCTTGTGCAAACCTTGATTCTACTATTGTTCCTTGTTGTGGAGAGCTGCGAGAACTAAACAGTGGACACTACCACAAGGTTGTTGAAATTACAGAATACACTGGAAAAAGTCTTTCACAAGAATACATG GTTGATGAACCATCGTGCTCGACGCCGAGAAAGAGACCGTTTAATCTTCCAAGTGTTGAATCTATTGAAGAACTAAAAACTTCCTCTTTCGAGGAGTTGTTGAATTCGTTTTGGGACGGAAAATCCTCAAAGCTAGCAAATGGAGATGTACAGCATAATATAGAGGTAGCTTCTTCTTTACGAGATTCCATAGTTCCCGTCACTGCTGTAAATTAG